In the Clostridium sp. 'White wine YQ' genome, TAAATGTGCTTTATATCTAGTTCCTCCATTTACTACTGTAGAAATATACCCTACTAATTGTAATGGGGTAAAAGTGTCCATACCCTGACCTATAGCACCATACGCTATCTGAGTTGCACTCATAAGCTCTGTGGAAACTGAATATACTACATAATTTGCTATTTCACGTGCTGCCGAATTAACGGCACTTTTTGCTGAAACATTAGCATCCTTAACCCTTTGCTGATACGTTGATGAATTATCATATATTTCTTGAACTGCTGGTACCAAAGCTTTATAGAAATTATCAAAATCTCCTCTGATATCTTTAGTGCCTACTTGATTAAGTTCATCTTTCACCATTTGCTTAATCTTCTTTTTTGCATCTGCAAGCTTATCACTATCATCAGAATTCATTTGCAAATCCATTTTAACAATGGATTGTCTTCCAGGAAATGCTCCATTTTCAGCATAGCCAACAAGATTAAAGTTTATTAAATTTATAGTATTATTTTTAAAGGATTGGAAATTATATACTTGCCCAAAATTTTCTGGTATTTCAATTCCAGTTCCAGCTTTTTGAGTTCCATTAGGATCAGAACCTAATCCTGTTTGCCATGCATACTTTGCTAACATATCTAATCCTTGTACTTTTTGAGCAATGGTTGAGTCTTTCTCACTTGGAGCATATTTCTTATACATTCTTATTGCTGCATTATAGTAATAGTAGTTACTTGATACTGCAAGTGCTCTCTTTAAATCTGTCATTGCCGGTGTAGCCTCATCCTCTGGCTTAGTATCTCCAAATATATCTGTATTCAGATCGTAATATTTTTTAGTCTGTATTGTATATCCTGGCGTAATTACCCCTTCCTGCAATGCAGCTACTGAGGTTAATGGCTTAAAGGTTGATCCAGGTGGAGTTAATCCAAATGTTGCATAATCATATAATGGCTTAGGATAAAGATCATATCTATCTTCCCTTATTCCATCTTTATTTTTAGGGAATAAGTCATCAACAGTTTTATTTAATCCTTGCCTTAATATAAAATCACTAGCAAAAGCCTCATATTGCTCATTTCTAGGGAAATATTGCTTTGATATTTCAGAAGTTAATGCACCAGGAGTAGAAAATATATTAGGATCAAAGTTAGGATAACTTGCTAAAGCTAGTATTCTTCCTGTTTTAACTTCTTGAACTACAACTGCCCCTCTTGTTGCATTTGTAAGATCTACTGAGCCAGTACTATCATTGGTTACTTTTTGATTTCGTAAATCTTGAAGTTCTTCTTGTAAACTTCTTTCTGCTGAATATTGAATATTCTTATCTACTGTCAAGTGAACATTCATACCTGGAGATGGTTCAAGCTTAAATAATTCTTCAGTTTTTCTTCCCTTTGAATTTACCTTAACTGTTGTTCCACCTTTTGTTCCTTTTAAAATACTCTCAAAAGCAGATTCAATTCCTGCTTTTCCAATCTTATCAGTACTTACATCATATCCTTTTTCTTCATATCTCGCCTGTGATCCGCCATCTATAGAACCTATATACCCTAATACAGCTGAAGCAAGACTTCCATATGGATAAGATCTAACTGGTTCAGTAGATACATCAATACCAGCTAAATCATTTAGCCTTTGGTAGAAAATAAATGATGTTTCTTTTTTAATAGTTGCTAAAGTTACTGGCTTATACCCTTTAAAACTCTGCATCTTTATAGCATCTTTAACTACCATATATTTTCTAACATCTTCTAAGGAATAACTTTTAAGAAGCAAAGCTAAAATCTCTTTTCCACTCATTGATTGATACTTTTTAGCTTCATCCTTTGAAGCTGGCTTAAGCATTTCATACATATTATAGTTTTCTATCATATAATAAAAAGTATCCTCAGGTGAATACTGATATATAGCTTCATCCAATTGGTTCTGCTCTGATGAAGTTAAATCTGATGTCTTCTTAGGAAAAAGTTTCTTCTTTATTTTATCATCTAACCCTCTATCTTTTTTAAACCTTATGTTTAGAGCTTTTATGGATTCAGCATCACTAACATTAAAATCAAAGTAATAATTTTTATTTGCATCTATTTTCAGTTGCATATCATCTTCGATTTTTTCGCCATTGTCCTTTAGGATTTTAAAAGTTTTGTTCATTGTATCATAGAAGCTTGCATTAGATTCATCTGTAGACGTAAATGTAATTGTATAGCTTTGCACGTTTGTTGCAAGTATATTTCCATTTTCATCATATATGATTCCTCTTGGCGCATTTTCAGCTACAAATCTTCTTGATCTATTGTTAGACATATCTTTATAGTCAGCATACTTATACACTTGAAGATATACTAACTTTCCCAATATTACTCCAAAAATAATGAACATTATAGAAATTAGTGCTGTGTATCTATTAAAAAACTTATTCTTCTTTTTATTCATATAATCACCTTTTAATTAAATTTCCAAGGATTTTTCATAAAGCTTTTCTCTGTAAAATTATATATTTTTCTATAAAAGATAAAAGCAAACACAGTATTCATAGTAGTCATCACTATCATATTTTCAAAGTAAATGCTCATTTTCATAAAGAAGAGAACAATATATATTACTAGAAATTTAATTGCAGTTGCTCCTAGAACTGTCATCACTGGTATGGTTTTCCTATTTTTAAATATGTTTTTCCCAACTAATGCAGCTAGTAAACATAATATTAAATTTATAAGAGAATTTACTCCAAAAACACTCCCAAAGAAAACATCTTGCAATATTCCAGAATATGCTCCTACAAAAATAGCTTCCCATGGACCTGTAATAAGAGAATAACAAATTGCAAAAGTAAACAATAAGCTTCCCCAAGCTCCTTTAATTGCGAAGGAGGGAAGAATGGTATTGTCTAAAATAAAAAGCAAAAGTCCTATTAAAATAAGTACTACTCTCTTCATATGCTATTGCCCATCACTCTCTATATTTCTTTTTTCTTTTGGAATCATTATAAATAACTCCTCAAGCTTATTAAAATCTACAAATGGTTCGATTGTAGCACTTTTACTTACTTTAACCTTATCTTCTTCAACACTTAATACCTTACCAATTCTAATATTTTTTGGATAAACGCTTCCAAGACCAGAGGTTAAGATAACGTCATCCTTTTTAATTTGAGAATTTACCGGTATATTATAAACCTTTGCTAATAATTTATTTTGCGAATCCTTATAGCCTTTTACAATTCCTATTGTATCCTCGGTACTTTCTATTTTAGCAGCTATTGCAATATTTTCATTAACTAATGATTGCACTATAGCCCAATTACTTCCTACCGATGTAACTTGGCCAACTATTCCTTTTGAGGCCATTACTGGCATTCCCTTTTCCAAGCCATTTTTACTTCCTTTATCAATTACATATCCTGATAAAAAACTATCTCCACTGTATCCAATTATATTGGTTCCTACAACATTATATCCTTCAATTTGATTTGCAAAATTAACAACGTCTCTTAATCTTTCATTTTCACTTTTTAAGCTATTATAATCTACAAGCTTATTATTAAGCTCCGCATTTTCTTTTTCTAACTTTTTATTTTCTTCCTTTACCTCAGAAAAATTATAGAAGAAATCTACAAATCCCTTGAATTTTTCTGTTACTGTATATGCTATCTTTTGTATTGGATTTAACGCCGACCCTGCACCACTCTCAAATATACTCTTATTTTGACTTTTGAAGGTATATACAATTATTGCTAAAAAGCCAACTGACAGTACTATAATAGTTACTGCCAGTTTGTTTTTCAAAAATTTCATTGATTAATTAACCTCTTTGTTGCTTAGCTAAATAATCAAAATCTTCAAGAGCCTTTCCAGCTCCAAGAGCTACGCAATCAAGTGGTGATTCTGCAATATGTACAGGCATATGGGTTTCATGGTTAATTAAGGCGTCTAATCCCTTTAATAATGCTCCCCCTCCAGCTAGCATGATACCTTTTTCCATTATATCTGATGCTAGTTCTGGTGGTGTTTTTTCTAAAGTTGTTTTAATTGATTCGATTATAGCTGCTACTGGTTCTTTTATTGCTTCTCTTACTTGAACTTCACTTACTTCTATAATTTTAGGAAGACCTGTAATCAAGTCTCTTCCTTTGATTTCCATAGACTTTTCAACTTCTTCTGTTCTAAATGCTGAACCTAATTCCATTTTTATTGTTTCAGCTGTTCTCTCACCAATCATTAAATTATATTCTCTTTTAATATAACTAATAATTGCTTGATCTAATTCATCTCCAGCAACTCTAAGAGATTTTGCTGTAACTATACCACCTAAAGATATAACTGCAACTTCAGTAGTACCTCCACCGATATCAACGATCATACTTCCAGTTGGTTCTGAAACAGGAAGTCCTGCACCAATTGCAGCTGCCATTGGCTCTTCCATCAAAATTACATCTCTTGCTCCTGCAGCCTTAGTAGCTTCTTCTATAGCTCTTTTCTCAACTTCTGTTACTCCTGATGGATAACAAATTATTATTCTTGGACTTGCAAAAGCACTTTTACTAGTGATTTTTTCAATAAACTTTTTGATCATTGTTTGAGTAATATCAAAATCAGCAATAACTCCATCTTTTAATGGTCTTATAGCTACAATGTTTCCTGGAGTTCTACCAATCATTTGTTTTGCTTCTGCTCCAACTGCTAACGGTTTTTTTGTGTTATTATTTATAGCTACAACGGATGGCTCTCTTAAAACCACTCCTTTTCCTTTAACAAATACTAAAGTGTTTGCTGTTCCTAAATCTATTCCCATGTCTTTCGTCATTCCAAATAATCCCATTGTTATTCCCCTTTCAATTTATATAATGGATTTTTCTTTTAAGCTTACATAAGTATTATTTCCTATGATAATGTGATCTAGCAGATCAATTCCCATTATCTTACTACATTCTTTTAACCTTAAAGTAATATTTATATCTTCCTTACTTGGAGTTGGATCCCCCGAAGGATGATTATGACATATAATAATTGAAGCCGCATTGTTTTTTAAAGCTTCAGAAAACACTTCTCTCGGATGAACTATCGATGAGTTTAATGTTCCTTTAAATACCTCTTTAATAGAAATTATATTATTCTTAGTATTTAACATTATTAACTTTAAGACTTCTTGTGAAAGTTTACTCATCTCATTCATAAATAAATCTGCTATAGTTTTAGGTTCCTTTATCCTTATTTCACCCTTAATTCCTTTATGAGAATTAATTCTTTTAGCTAATTCGCATAGTGCCATAAGCCTTGAAGCCTTTGCTTTTTTTATGCCATTAATTTTCAGAAAGTCATCTATTCCTGCTGAAATAATTCCATTTAAACCATTTACTCTTTTAAGCACATTGGAACTCAAGTCCATGACACTTTCATTCTTTGTACCACATCTCAATATTAATGCCAATAGTTCAACATTTGATAAGGTCTCTGCACCATATAAAAATAATTTTTCTTCTGGTCTTTCATTTTCAGGCAAATCTGTAATTCTTAGATTGTTTTTCATCTAAGTGCTCCTTCACTAACAGATTCCCTATCCCCCTACATTATTTCCTTAATAATCTTACTTAATCTATTAAGTGGCAACCCTACCACATTGTAAAAACACCCATCTATTTTCTCAACAAAAACTCCACCATAACCTTGAATACCGTAAGCCCCTGCTTTATCCATAGGCTCATCAGTTTCAACATAAGATAGTATTTCTTCATCACTTAATCTTGAGAAATGAACTGTTGTACATACAGCATCTTGGATAATTTTAGAGTTGTTAGTGTTTATAACTGTGATACCAGAATAAACTTTATGCTCTTTTCCACTTAACATTTTTAACATGTTCACTGCTTCTTGTTTATCTTTAGGTTTTCCTAAAATTTTTCCATCTATGCTAACAATAGTATCCGCTGCAATAATTAAGGAATCTTTCATTGAACTTTTTGAGATCTCCTTAGCTTTTCCGTAAGATAGTGCTTTTACATATTCCTCTAAGTTTCCTGAAAAAACTACACTATCCTCATCAAAGTTGCTTACAGCAACTTCGAACTCTTTAAAAAGTCTAAAAAGAAGT is a window encoding:
- a CDS encoding penicillin-binding transpeptidase domain-containing protein; translated protein: MNKKKNKFFNRYTALISIMFIIFGVILGKLVYLQVYKYADYKDMSNNRSRRFVAENAPRGIIYDENGNILATNVQSYTITFTSTDESNASFYDTMNKTFKILKDNGEKIEDDMQLKIDANKNYYFDFNVSDAESIKALNIRFKKDRGLDDKIKKKLFPKKTSDLTSSEQNQLDEAIYQYSPEDTFYYMIENYNMYEMLKPASKDEAKKYQSMSGKEILALLLKSYSLEDVRKYMVVKDAIKMQSFKGYKPVTLATIKKETSFIFYQRLNDLAGIDVSTEPVRSYPYGSLASAVLGYIGSIDGGSQARYEEKGYDVSTDKIGKAGIESAFESILKGTKGGTTVKVNSKGRKTEELFKLEPSPGMNVHLTVDKNIQYSAERSLQEELQDLRNQKVTNDSTGSVDLTNATRGAVVVQEVKTGRILALASYPNFDPNIFSTPGALTSEISKQYFPRNEQYEAFASDFILRQGLNKTVDDLFPKNKDGIREDRYDLYPKPLYDYATFGLTPPGSTFKPLTSVAALQEGVITPGYTIQTKKYYDLNTDIFGDTKPEDEATPAMTDLKRALAVSSNYYYYNAAIRMYKKYAPSEKDSTIAQKVQGLDMLAKYAWQTGLGSDPNGTQKAGTGIEIPENFGQVYNFQSFKNNTINLINFNLVGYAENGAFPGRQSIVKMDLQMNSDDSDKLADAKKKIKQMVKDELNQVGTKDIRGDFDNFYKALVPAVQEIYDNSSTYQQRVKDANVSAKSAVNSAAREIANYVVYSVSTELMSATQIAYGAIGQGMDTFTPLQLVGYISTVVNGGTRYKAHLVDKITDKDGKVVEEFKPEVLNKIDISPENLAAIKLGMNMANTADAGTASSVMNKFPISSGGKTGTATFRQDQSEYGREAFGVYVTFAPLDDPQIAVCTVLYDGGHGYFGANIAKAVYETYFRDQLKSMNYTPQYDYTLNPPLADVKVSPTTK
- the mreD gene encoding rod shape-determining protein MreD, giving the protein MKRVVLILIGLLLFILDNTILPSFAIKGAWGSLLFTFAICYSLITGPWEAIFVGAYSGILQDVFFGSVFGVNSLINLILCLLAALVGKNIFKNRKTIPVMTVLGATAIKFLVIYIVLFFMKMSIYFENMIVMTTMNTVFAFIFYRKIYNFTEKSFMKNPWKFN
- the mreC gene encoding rod shape-determining protein MreC, with translation MKFLKNKLAVTIIVLSVGFLAIIVYTFKSQNKSIFESGAGSALNPIQKIAYTVTEKFKGFVDFFYNFSEVKEENKKLEKENAELNNKLVDYNSLKSENERLRDVVNFANQIEGYNVVGTNIIGYSGDSFLSGYVIDKGSKNGLEKGMPVMASKGIVGQVTSVGSNWAIVQSLVNENIAIAAKIESTEDTIGIVKGYKDSQNKLLAKVYNIPVNSQIKKDDVILTSGLGSVYPKNIRIGKVLSVEEDKVKVSKSATIEPFVDFNKLEELFIMIPKEKRNIESDGQ
- a CDS encoding rod shape-determining protein, producing MGLFGMTKDMGIDLGTANTLVFVKGKGVVLREPSVVAINNNTKKPLAVGAEAKQMIGRTPGNIVAIRPLKDGVIADFDITQTMIKKFIEKITSKSAFASPRIIICYPSGVTEVEKRAIEEATKAAGARDVILMEEPMAAAIGAGLPVSEPTGSMIVDIGGGTTEVAVISLGGIVTAKSLRVAGDELDQAIISYIKREYNLMIGERTAETIKMELGSAFRTEEVEKSMEIKGRDLITGLPKIIEVSEVQVREAIKEPVAAIIESIKTTLEKTPPELASDIMEKGIMLAGGGALLKGLDALINHETHMPVHIAESPLDCVALGAGKALEDFDYLAKQQRG
- the radC gene encoding RadC family protein, whose amino-acid sequence is MKNNLRITDLPENERPEEKLFLYGAETLSNVELLALILRCGTKNESVMDLSSNVLKRVNGLNGIISAGIDDFLKINGIKKAKASRLMALCELAKRINSHKGIKGEIRIKEPKTIADLFMNEMSKLSQEVLKLIMLNTKNNIISIKEVFKGTLNSSIVHPREVFSEALKNNAASIIICHNHPSGDPTPSKEDINITLRLKECSKIMGIDLLDHIIIGNNTYVSLKEKSII
- a CDS encoding Maf-like protein, with the protein product MKVILASASERRKELLFRLFKEFEVAVSNFDEDSVVFSGNLEEYVKALSYGKAKEISKSSMKDSLIIAADTIVSIDGKILGKPKDKQEAVNMLKMLSGKEHKVYSGITVINTNNSKIIQDAVCTTVHFSRLSDEEILSYVETDEPMDKAGAYGIQGYGGVFVEKIDGCFYNVVGLPLNRLSKIIKEIM